In Bacteriovorax stolpii, a single genomic region encodes these proteins:
- the lpdA gene encoding dihydrolipoyl dehydrogenase, translating into MKNFDVVVLGSGPGGYVAAIRASQLGKKVAIVEMDKLGGVCLNRGCIPTKAVLKSAHSVHEIADMKSLGINVELKGLDGAVAVKRASGIADQMSKGIAFLMKKNKIEVITGFGKIKTKNSLEVKTATAVETINFTNLIVATGAHYRSFPGLEHDGKRLIGAWEAVKMETLPKSIGIIGAGAIGVEFAYFWNAFGVDVHIFELQKHLLPIEDDDSSVEVERAYKKYGIKLSLGIEGVRAVNNGKDVSIFEKVNGKEVEHKFEMGLIAVGMTGNIDNIGLEAVGIKTDRGFISVNDMYQTNVPNIYAIGDVSGPPLLAHAASHEGVTAAEHLAGAHPHAIDKMNIAGCTYCQPQVASVGYTERELKAKGIEYNVGKLPFTANGKAVASNENTGFVKTLMGKHGEMLGAHIVGTNATELIHEYVLFKTMEGIDEEIFATIHPHPTLGEWLGEAVLASKKRALNF; encoded by the coding sequence ATGAAAAACTTTGATGTTGTTGTACTTGGGTCAGGCCCAGGTGGTTATGTAGCTGCAATTAGAGCAAGCCAGTTAGGAAAGAAAGTCGCAATCGTAGAAATGGATAAATTAGGGGGCGTGTGTCTTAACCGTGGGTGTATCCCAACTAAGGCCGTTTTAAAGTCTGCCCACTCAGTTCATGAAATCGCCGATATGAAGTCTTTGGGGATCAATGTCGAACTAAAGGGTCTTGATGGAGCAGTCGCAGTAAAGCGCGCTTCGGGAATTGCTGATCAGATGTCAAAAGGGATCGCCTTTTTGATGAAGAAAAATAAAATCGAAGTCATCACTGGTTTCGGTAAAATCAAAACTAAAAATTCACTTGAAGTAAAAACAGCGACAGCTGTTGAAACAATCAACTTCACTAACCTAATCGTGGCAACTGGTGCTCACTACAGATCATTCCCTGGTCTTGAGCACGATGGAAAGCGCCTGATTGGAGCATGGGAAGCGGTAAAAATGGAAACTCTTCCAAAGTCTATCGGGATCATTGGTGCCGGAGCTATCGGTGTTGAGTTTGCTTACTTCTGGAATGCGTTTGGTGTAGACGTTCATATTTTCGAACTTCAAAAACACTTACTTCCAATCGAAGATGATGATTCATCAGTTGAAGTAGAAAGAGCTTACAAAAAATACGGAATTAAACTTTCTCTTGGAATCGAAGGCGTGCGTGCTGTGAATAACGGTAAAGACGTTTCAATCTTTGAAAAAGTAAACGGAAAAGAAGTTGAGCACAAATTCGAAATGGGTCTAATTGCTGTTGGTATGACTGGAAACATCGACAACATCGGATTAGAAGCTGTTGGTATCAAAACTGACCGCGGATTCATTTCAGTAAACGATATGTACCAGACAAACGTTCCAAACATCTACGCTATCGGTGACGTTTCTGGACCTCCTCTTCTTGCGCACGCAGCTTCTCACGAAGGTGTAACGGCAGCTGAGCACTTAGCAGGCGCGCACCCACACGCTATCGACAAAATGAACATCGCTGGATGTACATACTGTCAGCCACAAGTAGCTTCTGTTGGATATACAGAAAGAGAACTTAAGGCAAAAGGAATCGAGTATAACGTAGGAAAGCTTCCATTTACAGCTAACGGTAAGGCCGTAGCTTCAAATGAAAATACAGGATTTGTAAAAACGCTTATGGGAAAACACGGCGAAATGCTGGGAGCCCACATCGTTGGAACAAACGCGACTGAACTTATTCATGAGTATGTTCTTTTCAAAACTATGGAAGGAATTGATGAAGAGATCTTCGCGACAATTCACCCGCACCCGACACTTGGTGAGTGGTTAGGTGAAGCGGTACTGGCCTCGAAGAAAAGAGCACTCAACTTTTAA